The proteins below are encoded in one region of Apium graveolens cultivar Ventura chromosome 4, ASM990537v1, whole genome shotgun sequence:
- the LOC141717007 gene encoding protein NRT1/ PTR FAMILY 6.2-like, whose amino-acid sequence MSLNVSDAVDYKGFPADKSKTGGWVPAALILGIEICERLTTMGIAVNLVTYLGAILHIPSAASANIVTDFMGTSFLLCLLGGFLADSFLGRYKTIAIFASIQTLGTAALAISTKLPQLRPPACNSIDTSICEQASGSQMGILYLALYLVALGTGGLKSSVSGFGTDQFDEKDEKEKAQMAFFFNRFFFFVSMGTFMAVTVLVYIQDQVDRSLGYGLCSLSMLVAILIFLSGTRRYRYKKSVGSPIVCILQVVVAAIKKKTEELPCNIECLYEDSPEELRIHHTDQFRCLDKAAIVTEGDNGRDFVPNPWKLCSVTRVEEVKMMARLLPIWGTTIIFWTAYAQMITFSVQQAMTMNRSVGNFKIPAGSLTVFFVAAILITLAVYDRVVMPVWKKWKRQPGFTNLQRIAIGLMLSTMGMGVAALVERRRLSVAKDAGRAATTLPISVFILIPQFFLIGAGEAFIYTGQLDFFITQSPKGMKTMSTGLFLTTLSLGFFLSSLLVSIVKKVTVNEHGKGWLANNINLGRLDLFYGLLAVLSLVNFVMNILCAKWFKPQKAKKFVNDMVDIEINACVSK is encoded by the exons ATGAGTTTGAATGTTTCTGATGCTGTTGATTACAAGGGTTTCCCTGCAGACAAGTCTAAAACTGGTGGTTGGGTGCCTGCTGCCCTTATTCTAG GAATTGAAATATGTGAGAGGCTTACGACAATGGGGATAGCTGTAAACCTTGTTACATACCTGGGCGCAATTCTTCATATTCCAAGTGCTGCTTCAGCAAATATTGTTACAGATTTTATGGGTACATCTTTTCTCTTGTGCTTACTTGGAGGCTTTTTAGCAGACTCTTTCCTTGGCAGATACAAGACCATTGCAATCTTTGCTTCAATCCAGACACTT GGTACTGCAGCATTAGCGATATCTACCAAACTGCCACAATTGCGCCCACCGGCATGCAACTCTATTGACACGAGCATCTGCGAACAGGCTAGTGGGTCTCAAATGGGAATACTATACTTGGCTTTATATCTTGTTGCATTAGGGACTGGTGGCCTCAAGTCCAGTGTTTCGGGATTTGGAACTGATCAATTTGACGAAAAAGACGAGAAGGAGAAGGCACAAATGGCTTTTTTCTTTAACAGGTTTTTCTTCTTTGTCAGCATGGGAACTTTCATGGCGGTTACAGTGCTTGTTTACATACAAGATCAAGTGGACCGAAGCTTGGGATATGGACTTTGTTCTCTTTCAATGCTAGTTGCAATCCTAATATTCTTGTCAGGAACTAGAAGATACAGGTACAAGAAAAGTGTTGGAAGCCCCATAGTTTGCATTTTGCAGGTAGTTGTAGCTGCTATAAAGAAGAAAACCGAGGAACTCCCGTGTAATATCGAATGTTTGTATGAGGATTCTCCGGAAGAATTAAGGATTCATCACACAGATCAGTTTCG TTGCTTGGACAAGGCAGCAATTGTCACAGAAGGAGATAATGGTCGTGATTTTGTTCCGAATCCTTGGAAGCTATGCTCAGTAACAAGAGTGGAGGAAGTTAAAATGATGGCACGATTGTTGCCAATCTGGGGCACAACCATCATTTTCTGGACTGCATATGCACAGATGATCACCTTTTCAGTTCAACAAGCAATGACCATGAATAGGTCAGTGGGAAATTTCAAGATCCCAGCAGGCTCTCTCACTGTCTTTTTTGTGGCTGCCATTTTAATTACACTTGCAGTTTATGACCGCGTTGTGATGCCAGTTTGGAAGAAATGGAAAAGACAACCAG GTTTTACAAATTTACAAAGAATTGCCATAGGTCTAATGTTATCAACTATGGGAATGGGAGTAGCAGCACTAGTTGAGAGGAGAAGACTATCAGTTGCGAAAGACGCAGGACGTGCAGCCACAACTCTTCCAATAAGTGTGTTTATCCTGATCCCACAATTTTTCTTAATAGGCGCAGGGGAAGCCTTCATATACACTGGCCAGCTTGATTTCTTCATTACTCAGTCACCGAAAGGAATGAAAACTATGAGCACTGGCCTTTTTCTCACTACGCTGTCACTCGGTTTTTTCCTCAGCAGTTTACTGGTCTCAATTGTAAAGAAAGTCACAGTGAACGAACACGGTAAAGGATGGTTGGCAAATAATATTAATCTCGGGAGGCTGGATTTATTCTACGGGCTATTGGCTGTGCTTAGCCTTGTAAACTTTGTCATGAATATTTTGTGTGCAAAGTGGTTCAAGCCACAGAAGGCTAAAAAATTCGTAAACGATATGGTTGATATCGAGATTAATGCATGTGTTAGCAAGTAG
- the LOC141717006 gene encoding uncharacterized protein LOC141717006 — translation MTAAGVETVNPKAYPLADAQLTITILDLVQQAANYKQLKKGANEATKTLNRGISEFVVMAADTEPLEILLHLPLLAEDKNVPYVFVPSKQALGRACGVTRPVISCSVTSNEGSQLKSQIQQLKDAIEKLLI, via the exons ATG ACGGCAGCAGGAGTAGAAACAGTGAACCCAAAAGCATACCCTTTAGCTGATGCACAGCTCACCATTACAATTCTTGATCTCGTTCAACAAGCTGCTAATTACAAACAGCTTAAAAAGGGTGCTAATGAAG CTACTAAGACCCTGAATAGAGGAATATCTGAGTTTGTGGTTATGGCCGCCGATACCGAGCCCCTCGAGAttcttcttcatcttcctctCCTTGCAGAAGATAAG AATGTGCCCTATGTATTTGTCCCGTCAAAGCAGGCACTTGGGCGAGCTTGTGGAGTCACGAGACCTGTAATTTCATGTTCCGTGACGAGCAACGAGGGAAGCCAGCTAAAATCTCAAATACAACAACTTAAG GATGCCATTGAGAAGCTCTTAATCTAG